TTCTGCGGCCAGGCGACGGATGCCTTCGCGATTCATGGTCAGGTTAGTCGCGCGGGCAGTCGGGATTACTTCTGCCAGGCCATCGGCCTCAATGCGCAGCAGTTCCTCGGTGGCAATCGCTTCAATCTCGGGCACGATCAAGTGCGGACGTTCTTGTTCAACCAGCGCGCGCAAGGCGACCGGGTCAGCCATGTTGATTACGTGGCTACGATGTGCGACCTGCATGCCCGGTGCATCGGGATAGCGATCAACGCCGATGACCTCAACGCCCAGACGCTGCAAGGCAATGATGACTTCTTTACCCAGTTCGCCGCAGCCAAGCAGCATGACACGGGTGGCAGAAGGGGAAAGCGGTGTTCCGATACGCATGGGGGCTCCTGAGGCGAACAGTCTGGGCGTCAAATCTGAAGGGCCGAATCTTAACATGCTGGCGCCATGGCCTGACATAGCGGATGCTGACTGGCGCAGGCGACAAGGCTTGATCGCCCCTTCGCCCAGTGGTCGCTCGCAAATCGAATAACAATAAAAAACGCCACTCTATGGTGGCGTTTTTTATTGAACCGGCCAGATCAGTCGGCTTGATACGGATAAGGCTTCTGTTCAATACGCGATGCGTCGTTGCGAGCCGTTTCATCCAGATTGATCGGCGCTTTGTCCCACAGCAATGCACGGCCTTCAAGCTGGCCTTTGGCCACGTCTTGATGCTCGGTCA
This genomic interval from Silvimonas soli contains the following:
- a CDS encoding DUF3460 family protein, whose protein sequence is MAQDINYVSDFTKFMQGYLTEHQDVAKGQLEGRALLWDKAPINLDETARNDASRIEQKPYPYQAD